Within Cyprinus carpio isolate SPL01 chromosome A11, ASM1834038v1, whole genome shotgun sequence, the genomic segment tacacagcaggattttgaatcgccgacaggtccagatatttagcatgccaaatatctcacgggtgtcggcgattctctcagatcgcgtctttgctcattcacactgtgtgattgtcactcgcgtgaacgagcaccgatttgcctgtgatttcaggcatttgtcggcgatttctcaaaacctgtcgcGAGCCAAAATCGGGGcaaaaatcgtgcagtctgaactcggctttagtaatcctgaagacctttattagcttgttcaggtgtgtttgattagggttagagctaaactctgcaggacagcggcactccaggatggacgttgcctatccctgcactACTCTAATCCATACTTCAACTATAAAAagttctgttaaaaaaaacattcaagtaGGCTTTAGTGTTTTGTCCAAGAAGCACTGAGAGCGCACATGAAGGTATCCTATTACATAATTTGGCAGATTTTGAGATGCATTTATAGCTCTCACAAAAATTTCTGTTTCCGCACGGATGAATCAACATTTTTTCGAAACAACCCACAGATCCAAACACTCAACAAAATCCATTGATTGAAATCATTACACTACTTCTGTGGGTAGTTGAGGGGGCTTGTCCTCATACTGTGGTGGTGGGGTCAGCGGTTCAATGGCCACCACCCCACTTTGTCCAGGGTTTTGGATATTCAAACGAATATCCTTCACGTGGAGTTTCTCAGACTTGATCCTGCGCACTCTGAGAGGTCTGAGGATGCGACTGGCCCTGCTGCTGCTGCGAGCGGCTGCCGCAGGCTGTGGTCCGGGGCCAGGAGCTGGCTGAGAGGCCTCTTGGCCATTACCTTCTCTTGGCTGCTGGCCTTCATTTTCAACGGCACCAATCAGATCCTCATACGAGGGCAGCTGGTAGCTCTGTCGCAAGTTGCTCTGCCGAACAGGGTACTGTCCACTGGTGACTGCCTCCTCATAGGTGGGGACATCAAAGTTGGGTGCTGGTTCATCAGTtgatctaatattatatatacatagacAAATGATGACATGAGTTGCATGCAGGTGAACATAATATTTGGTCAATATGTTTCACCTAGATGGATCTGAACAAAACTAGGGATGCATGATacattagagatttttttttttttttaggggaattttttgttattcattaaatttttttttattatttagtaatattgtGTGCGTGGcatcagtaattaaaaaaaaaagcttttgaaaaaatctcaccaaggctgcatttatttaatcaaaaatacatttaaaaatttaatatgcaataccattatttcaaataaatgttttctatttaaatatatatatatttaaaactgtatttgttaCTGtgtctgtgatggcaaagcttacatttcagcagccattataacatcataacagttttaatatcagtgcaaCCCTATACAAAAATTTGGACATTAACCCTTTCATCCTATTGTAACACCAGAGAGAGAAAGTTTAATGAGTATAGAGCAGTACTCACTCCTCATCCTGATCTCTACGGACTCGATCCACATAATCAGCACCACCTGCACCTGTAGTTTCCCGTTGTCTCATTCTCTTCCTGTTCCTTACCCCGAGACATACAGCAAGGAGCAACATGGCAACACCAGCTCCAACCAGCACAAATGCAACAGTCGAGGTCTTCCCTTCATCACCGCTGTCACTTCCGTTGTTCGTGTTTGTAACATTGTGAAGCTGTGTCATTTTAGAAGGGACTATGCTCCACACGATCATGACAACACCGAGTGCCACCAAGCCCACCCCCAGTGCACAGAGAGCATACTGGGAGCCTGAGCTACTGCCCTCTCTATTGGTGGGTGAACGCCTGCTTCCTGAACACAGAGGCTGCCCACTGGAGCACATAGCTGTAAATGCTCCTCTTCAATACTCACGAACATACACTTACACCCAGAAGGGTGGTCCAAATGTGGAGGATGAGAGTAGCACTGTgacatggaaaagaaaaaaaaaaaaacagacaaacgttattaacattttaatgaggaGGAAATACTTCCTGGAAATGACTGGGAATGGGGcccaaatacaacaaaaaaaccccTCTAGTCAAACAGAAGCATTAAGTATGAAACTCCACAGCAAAAATGCCCCTCTAAGAGGTCAAACAGAAGCATTAAGTATGTCATGGAAAGGATTACCATGTATGGACATTATACAACTTGCTGCAACTCTTCATAATTTTAGTACTGCTTTTAAGTCATGTGAGACTCATATTTGACCTTATAATTTGTAATGCTATAAGTCGATGTTCCAATgaaacagacttctctctggtgacgtatGCTGGACTTGTCCACTTATTTAGTCCACTACAACCCCGCCCGCCCCTTTCATCTGTAACAAACCCCTACACATTACACTGATCACAGGTCATGACGGTCGTAAAATGCAGATTCAGAATTTTATATTGTTTCTTCAGGTTACTTTATAaagtttgtaacatttttttgcaccaaaaaggtctttctttaattaACTAACAACAGTATTGCTCTTGTGATTGATGGACAGACATGAGTTGTGCAGAACACACCTCCTTGTGTTAAGGGTCGTGTTAAGGGGAAATAGTGACATCACAATACTTCTGATTTCAAATCTGGCATTTCAGAGGGGTAGAaaagaataattcatattttaaactggAGAGTTAACTCTGAGCTTTGAAACTTgcaatatgtttttattgtagagTAGCCTCTGATACGTGTAAATACAAAGTACATTTTGATTCTccaatttattacaataatatagtTCAATAATTTTTCTGAGAGcgttttttactataaaaaagatattgaaaatgGCAGAAATATGGCCTAAATGGAAGTACAGTGATTTGCATTTACGAGTGAGTAAATCACTTTCTTTGATACAAATGGATATGCCATTTGTATGCCATTAAGTGCAATGCTAGGCGGCTGTGGATATGCATGTTTTATCTTAAGGTGACATGTTGAGCGGTTTTTATGAACGTTTTACATTATGTGTTCTGGGAGACcactaaaaaaagaaatcacaattGCAGGCTTTGTGGGACCTTTCAGAATGAGTCATCTGCCTGTGGGTGTTATTTACTTGAAGGGGAAGAATAAATGGCCAAATATGTTTTACAACGTTCACATTTCGATTTACAACAAGTGgcttgaagaaaaaaagaaagcaaggaTTCTGTTATTCATATTTTCAGAGGAATGAGAAATGGAAAAATCACTTTCTTTGATACAAATGAAAGGTGTCAATCAAAGAATTAAAGTGGGAGCCACAGttgcttttttaatgttgaaTGTAAAAATCAGTTTGTAGGCATTTTGTGCATGGTTCGTGAACAACCATAAAGCCTGGCAGAAAATACAGTGCAGCTCATTTAGCCGGTTTATGAGTCAACAAGGTTTGTGCAACAAGATGATTCCCATCATTCTGTAAATATgacagaacaaaaataataaaaaaaacacagataaagcATCAACTACACAACCGATGaacatatattcacacatacaaGCACTAAAAAGATTCTTGTTTTTGTcaggatgtgaaaaaaaaaaatttaagaaacaaatttattaaattaaatttatgatttCTGAACTCCTCAAATTACAGCACCATTACATATTTTCAATGTTATTAAATTAGTGCATGTAAGATAATATTTACAAACACTTCCATAATCTTTCCCACATCCATACACACTTTTATAACATCAACAATAGCTTTCAACGAAATGTCCTTGAAAGTAAAGTTAAAGACCCATCAGGAAGACACTGGTTacaagcactgaaaaaaaataaaataaataaaaatcacatagaACTGATCCAGTGCAGAGAAGTTAAGCTGCTGCTGCAGAAGGGGGAGGGGGCTTTGGGGGCTCAAGCCCCTgcccttttttaaaattatttaaaacaaaacgcATTTGAATTATAATGAACATGACAATGTGTACAAAACAGTAATTAATCGCTCAAAAGTCTGAAAattccagtttatttttttacataatctgTCAATCTGAGACATTGCTATGGTTGCGTGCGTTggttacagtctatggttttgcTTGACTGACTGTTATTCCACAGTCTGTTTGGAAACCTTCTTTCAGTGAGTGGGTCGCAAGAAGAACtaacagtatttaaatttttttttttcatcaattatCAAAGCTAGTGTGTCGATTTAATACTTTtagaatattacataatttaCCACTGCCCGTTTGTCATGTATAATACACCAACTAATCATGATCTGGCACAAGTTCAAATTTCATTTGACAATAATGTGGAGTGGTCATTTTCCGTCCTCATTCATAAATCAGTTGAAAATTACATAAGACAGACAagttttttatgagtttttttcaGACAAGACATTTGTGGAACGATCTGGATCTGCGGTTTgtctcattttataaatcaaattacatcGCTTAGAAAATGGATGCTAATGACTACAAAAGCACTGCACAAAACCGTGCAGCGCCAAAAAGTCGCAATAATTGTAATCAGTATTCAATTGCCTTATATTTATGTATGGTACACCATTTACAATTTCATGAAACTATCATAAATAATGAAGCCCAAGTGCCACCTATAGGCCTATTATGTGAGGTCTAGGCCGGTGAAATGGTGATGTGAAAGTActttattatattaccatttttgataattatgcgGCATTAagaaagtgtcttatgctcatcaagcttgcatttatttgatcaaaaatacagaaaaaaaatgatatatatatatatatatatatatatatatatattatatatatatatatatatatatatatatatatatatatatatatatattttttttttttacatttgagcccctgcccctgGGGAACCCTCTGCACATCCCTGCTGCTGCCGTACACTAACTGTTGCCATAACAACACAGCATTGTTCACTTGTGAATGTGAGCACTTCGCTGTGCTCAGAAAGAAAATAGGGAAGGGGTGTCATTTTAGGTAAAAGCTACTTTAAATTCACATTAAGACAGGGCAAACAGCCTCATCTATTAGCAAAACCAAATCTCCTGTAGGTGAATTCATTTATCTTTGCAAAATGCTCacaatttttagtatatttatacaAGACGTTCTCTTAAAACATTTCCCTGTTACAACATGTAAATActtctgtaaatgtttttgtaagtgtGCAATGTTAGGCGGCTGTGGATATGCATGTTTTATCTTAAGGTGACATGTTGAGCGGTTTTTATGAACGTTTTACTTTATGTGTTCAGGTAGAccactaaaaaaaagaaatcacaattGCAGGCTTTGTGGGACCTTTCAGAATGAGTCATCTGCCTGTGGGTGTCATTTACTTGAAGGGGAAGAGTAAATGgccaaatatgttttataatgttcaCATTTCGATTTACAACAAGTggcttgaagaaaaaaaaagaaatcaaggaTTCTGTTATTCATATTTTGAGAGGAATGGagatggaaaaagagaaaaaaatagaaacaaagtgTACAGTTGGAAAAAGCCTTACATGTTTAGGGGCACTAATAAAACAGGTTTTTACAGAACAAGACATGACAAGCAGTACAAAATGCACACTAAATGTAAAAGACAGGCAGGAGGAGTCTTATTCAAAGGGATTTCTAATCCATCCTCAGGAAAGAGATGCTATGAGAAaattactcttctttttttttttttttttgcacaattctCAATGAAAGCAATATATTAATCACATGCAGATTTGGGTACGCGACACGTCTACAAAGGAGTCCAAGAGAGAAAAGAACATTAAAttctttttcaaaacaaaagaaacataaaataggGAAATATGACAAAAGACCAGGAAGGCCTGTCAAAATACACAGAGCAACTCTTGCTCCCTGTCCTGAAGTAAACAGACACTGAAGCACAGGTCACTAAATGCCCCATCTAAACATGCACCCCACAACCTTATCTGAGCTTATCTTAACTTATTCTTACAGAATACAAGGCAGAATTGTtacataataattcaataaaatcaaTTGGTTGCATTTGTATCTTGTATAGagaacaaattatgtttttatgacaCTGGTTTTTCAACCTAAATACAATTAGTTTGTAACTATGGGTTAAATAAGGCCAGTCTCACTCATTTATACTCATACTCCAATCGTCATAATAGatgatcatttaaattttaaaataaaagtgattaGATGGACTCAGTATATAAGTCGTGTGACTGAATGTCCTGAGAGCCTTATTCTAGATAAACTCCCTCCATATCAAATTAATAAAcagaacaatatatttttggaGTAATTAGGGTTGTGGCCTTGAAGTGAATTACAAAGAAGAGATTTAAACCAAAACCTCCGCTAATTCAGAGATGGAGAGAAATTTATGGAAACCTACCAGATGGAGAAAGCACGACATGAATTACTTGGGAATTACCGAGAGGTACAACAGCATTTtcaatttatgtgtgtgtgtgtgtgtgtgtgtgtgtgtgtgtaggccataagaagtcacttatgctcaccaaggatcaATTAATTcgataaaattaaatataaacagtattattgattttaatgccatttattcATGTGACGGCAGATCAaccaataaaatacacaaaactacaaaatattgttcaggatcctttgatgaacagaaagaacaacatttatttgaaatgaaatcttttgtaatataaatgcttttactgtcatgcttgatcaattaaatgcattgaagtattaatttttttttttataattaattacattttttaaaccacAACCTCCACTAATTCAGAGATGGAGGGAAACCTCATCAGATGGAGAAAGCAAGACATGAATTAGAAACCAATCTTTTAGTTTGAAAGTGATGatgagtatttttatttatttatgtattttaattaatgatgtataattatttagtggtttcaaaaaaaatagtataaaactgttttcagatgtatgttgttttataaaataaattatgttgttgtGTATTTTGTTCCCTTTTAATTggcatgttttaataatattagattgtcttgttttaatgtaaaataagatGAACAAAACTGAAACAGATTGGACAGTGCAATCCACAGTGACTGATTCTGTAAGCTTCTTACACTGTTTGGACGAGATaccattataatttataatgattcAGATTTAACAGTAAGTAGTAAACTTGGAAATTTACCGGTTACCATGGTAAAACTTTATAAGGGCAACACTTAGCAGATCGTATTTCTGCAGTATTCCAGCGTCACTGTTTACAGTACAAACCACCCTGGGAAAATTAAAGACCTTaaagattttgttttaaagattaaattgACTGACCAACTGGAAATAGTCCAGTTGGGGACAATATAGCCTACTAtagtttcactcaaaaaaaaacaaaaaaacgat encodes:
- the LOC109087007 gene encoding transmembrane protein 51-like encodes the protein MCSSGQPLCSGSRRSPTNREGSSSGSQYALCALGVGLVALGVVMIVWSIVPSKMTQLHNVTNTNNGSDSGDEGKTSTVAFVLVGAGVAMLLLAVCLGVRNRKRMRQRETTGAGGADYVDRVRRDQDEESTDEPAPNFDVPTYEEAVTSGQYPVRQSNLRQSYQLPSYEDLIGAVENEGQQPREGNGQEASQPAPGPGPQPAAAARSSSRASRILRPLRVRRIKSEKLHVKDIRLNIQNPGQSGVVAIEPLTPPPQYEDKPPQLPTEVV